In the genome of Flavobacteriaceae bacterium YJPT1-3, the window TTTTTGACAAGATCATTCTTGCCATTGGTAAAAATGCCGAGAAAAAATACATGTTCTCCTTAGAACAACGCCGGAAATTCCTGGAGGAGACCTTTAAAGGAGAAGCGAAGATCGAGGTCATGACCTATCGCGGACTGACGGTTGACTTCTGTGAAGCTCAAGGTGCCGGATTTATTCTAAGAGGATTACGAAATCCGGCCGATTTTGAATTTGAAAAAGCCATTGCCCATACGAACCGGAAACTCGCACAGATCGAAACGGTCTTTCTGCTGACCTCCTCCGGTAAAAGTTATATCTCTTCGTCCATTGTGCGTGATGTCATTCGCAACCAAGGGGATTATACCGTTTTGGTGCCCGACGCTGTTCGGGTAGAAGAGTAGTTACCACATATAGTTAAGCCGTATTCCTCCATAATAATTTCTCGG includes:
- the coaD gene encoding pantetheine-phosphate adenylyltransferase — encoded protein: MKIAVFPGSFDPVTLGHYDIIERGLTLFDKIILAIGKNAEKKYMFSLEQRRKFLEETFKGEAKIEVMTYRGLTVDFCEAQGAGFILRGLRNPADFEFEKAIAHTNRKLAQIETVFLLTSSGKSYISSSIVRDVIRNQGDYTVLVPDAVRVEE